Proteins co-encoded in one Arachis stenosperma cultivar V10309 chromosome 7, arast.V10309.gnm1.PFL2, whole genome shotgun sequence genomic window:
- the LOC130940249 gene encoding uncharacterized protein LOC130940249, translated as MASMIMSFAPATTVRVYAATAAKGAGGSKEEKGLLDWILGGLQKEDQLLETDPILNKVEGKTGGGTTSGRKNSVAVPPPKKKGGFGGLFAKNE; from the coding sequence ATGGCTTCAATGATCATGTCATTTGCACCAGCAACAACAGTAAGAGTCTATGCAGCAACAGCAGCAAAGGGTGCTGGTGGCAGCAAAGAAGAGAAAGGTCTTCTTGATTGGATCCTTGGAGGATTGCAGAAGGAGGACCAGCTTCTAGAAACTGATCCTATCCTCAACAAGGTGGAGGGAAAGACAGGAGGCGGCACCACCAGCGGCCGCAAGAACTCCGTCGCCGTGCCGCCACCCAAGAAGAAGGGTGGCTTTGGTGGTCTCTTTGCCAAGAATGAATAA